CCGCACGCTGCTTCAGGTCCGAGACCCCGCCGTACACCTTCCAGTCGTCGAGGATCTTCATGCTGttcctgggcagggagaggtgggggcAGCAAGGAGTGAGACgcagggcacagggctgggctgggcgcCTGCGTGAGGGCTGCCGGCTGCCGCTGGTGCCCCGGGCTGGACAGCAGCACTGCGGGCAGCTGCCTGTGGCAGCACTCACATGAAGAAGCAGTGGGCTGCAGTAAGAACCCACTGTGCGTCGATGATGGTGCCGCCGCAGATGTGGATCGGCCCGTACTGCACGCTGACCTGCCAGGGCCATTTGCTCACAGAGGTTTCCTTTCCTCCAATGATCCGGCCAGAAATTCTCTGCCCACAGGCTGGAGGAAAGAACCGGACAGAGAGAAGGGCTCAGAGAGGAGGCAAGGCCGGAGGGGGACGCACACAACATCCCCACCACCCACAGGCACCAGGTGTGCTCGGTAGCTCGTAGGGGCCAGTGGAGACCACTGGGAATGCAATCTTCATAGCTTTCTATTACCTAGCAGCTTTGCTGGAAGATGCCCTGTTTGCCCAACCCTGtgcaaagaaaggaggaaagcgCTCCCAAGCATGTTTTTGGCCTCGCCCGCCCTTGGCCGCGTGCCCTGCCAGCCAGCCCCCTTACTTGTGCATCGGAGAGAGACGTACTTTCCCGTGAGACATTGTGAGCTGCAGGAGAGAACAGGGACACACAGCCTCAACCCTGGCGCTGTGGCACCAGGGCAAGGGCAGGGCCAGGAGGCGATGCTGCCTGGTACCTGTTGACACTCTGCTGGATGGTGTCTCGCTCGTCAGTCACAGCGAGGCTCTTGCCAGAGATGTGCAGGGGAATGTATTCAGTCTGCGACGcactgggaaggaagaggagagaggcaGTGAGTGCCCCTCCTCACTGGGCACTGACCACCCAGTCCCTGCCTTCTCAAAAAGGCCCTGCACACTAAAGCTGGGACAGGGGGATGGACTGAAATGCCTAGAGCAGCGCTGAAAAGCACAGTGCTGGGGGAAAGAGCACAGCGGCCATGCACGCGGCCAGGGCAGGAGAGCCAGAGCAACACCCAGGGGACTGGCAGGGCCCCAGCACCTGAGACGGACAACCCATCCCTGCGGAATTACTTCTGAAATCCCAGCTGCCGGCAGGTCTTTCTGGAGAAGGAGTCGTCCCAGGCGCTGCTGCACACCGGCAGCCACTGGTTCTCAGCGCTGGAGTAGATGTGGAGCAAGGACTCGTTGGACGCAAAGCGCACTGCGGGGATGGAGCCTGTGGGTCAGCGGTACCCAGCGGTACCCAGCACCCCAGGGGCTCCCCTCGCTCCCATTGCCCCCAGTTCCTGGTGCCTCACCGCAGCCCAGCTCGTCGCTCCTCTGGGAGCAGTCAACGATGCCGTCACAGCGCACGGGGTTGTCCTTGCAGCTCTCGGCAGGCTCCTTGTACACGATACCGGTCTGCGACCGCCAGAACATAACTGGAAACAAGCGCATGCTGTGGTGAGGCAGGGGCTGGTGGTGGGGGCTCGCTGTGGGCAAGGGTGCTGTGACCCCCCCGGATGGGAGTCCAGAGGAGGTCTGCCATGGACAGGGGTGCTCCCAAACACCAGGGGCGAGCTCTGGTGCAGGGCTGAAGGAGGACCAGCCAGCCCTGAGCATCCATCCCCCCATGCTAGCCCAGCAGcgtgcagctcagctgctggaaGCCTCTCTCACTTAACCCACTTCTAGTTTGCTCCTGCAGAAAGATGCATTCAGTGGGCTTCAAGACCACAGCTACAGCAGCTGGAGCACTAGCAGCTAGATGTTACGAGGATTAAAGTGATTCCCGCGGTTTCTGTGCCCGCTCCGCCTACGGACTGCACTCTCTTTGACAGTCGGTCCTGTCTGCCAGCCCCTGGGGGTGCCCCGCCGCCCACCAAAGCAAGCCCAGGAGGAGAGCACGGTGCAGCTCCCCGGGACTGCAGGGAGCCcgagcagcagctctcccttccccgGCAATCCTGCTCCCGTATGTCCACCAGATGTCAGGAACGCTCAGGAAATGGGAAGAGCATAACTGCCTGCTTGCGTTCCCCCCCGGGGGGTTCCCTGTGGCACTTGCCAGCCTCTGCTGACCCCCAGCCTCTCTGAGGTCTCCCCCCCAAGGAGCCCCGAGCCACCCCAGTTTGGGACCGCACTCACACAGCAGGATGAGGGCGATGAGCAGCACGATGAGGACGGAGATGCAGAAGATGAGTGCAAGCCGTCTCTGGCTCATGCAGGGAGCTCTGAACATGGGGGATCCTGGttgcagggcagaggcagggtcAGGGGAAGCAGCTGCCTCCCCAGGGTGCCTGGACCCTGCTGTCCACTGGCACATGCCAGAGCTCCCTGGCTTCACACAGGAGCCACGAGATGTAGGGCAGCAGGGCCATGCACACCCTGCACCTCCCTGTGGCATCCCCCCATTCTGCCTCTCATCCCCCCCATGGTCACTGTCCTCTCCCTTGGCCCCAGCACCCCTCACACCCCCAGGGAAACACTGCCCCATGGCTGAGGCTTGTGCCAGCAGTGGGCACAGGGACCcattccctgcctccctcccttcccaacCTACGTGGGACCCAGGCCACGGTGGCCAGAGACCACCCTCAGCACCATCCTCTTACGTGTGCTCTCACAGGTCGTGCAGGcggctggggctgagctggacTCTGGGCTGTAGGGCTTGAAACTAATGCCAAGGACACTTTCTTGAGGCTGCGGAGGTCGGGCACCAAAGATGCTGCTGACTGTGGAGGCAtggaggctgggagggacacTACTGGGTGATGCCGTGGTCTGTGAGCAGAGGAGACTGTTACTGGCAATGAACATTGCCCACTGCAGAGTCCCCGTGGCTGGCACCCCACCACCCAGGCAGCTGTGAAGGAAAAGGCGGCATGGAGCTGAGCTCCCTGGTACGGCGCTGAGCTCCCCAGTGCAGCCAGCCGTTGCCACTGGTGGCTGTTCCTCCACAGTGCCGTGAACTGCATGGCAATTTACCGCTGTGGTGCCTCTTTCTGTACCCCAAGGCCCGAGCTGTACCCCATCCAGGACAGCTGAAAACCTCTTTGTTGCAGAGCTTTTCCCCTTTAGGTGGCTGCTGACCAAACTGATTGCTTTGATCAGAGCGATCGGCTGGTTATTTGGCATCAGGTCAGTCACACTGTGGCCCAGTTCCATGGGGCTAATGCCCCAATTTATGCATCTATCCTTAATTAGccatttgaaaaatacagtgcaATTTCCAGCTGTTATTTAGTAATACTTAATAATCAGTGTTTTCCAAGCCCTGAAACATCCTGTACCCTGGAATGCTGTTCTGCAGTTGTGTCACTCCCGATCCATGAATTTGCAAAAGAATAtgtatttgtttcctttcctcaaGATACACTCTTCCAAGCACTCCATCAGCTTCTATCAGCTACATAAGTGACAGGCTCTCATTCTCCTTCAGAGAAGACCTATGTAAACAGCCCACTATAAACGCCGTTTCTGCTGCCACTGtaatttcatttgtaaaatCTCAGATACATTTTTGGCAATAAGAAACGGCTGCGTGCCTCACAGAAACTGCGAGGGCATTTCCAGCCAGCGCACGGCAGCATCCGCCTGGCCTGGGCTTCGTTCCTGGCAGGTGCTTACCACGCTGCCTcgctcctcctgccctgctcccggCGCCACGCAGCCACAGCTGTCCATCTTTGCACCGGGTTGTTCAGGGGAAGCCAGTCAAACTGTTGCCAGTCACATTTGCACTATGTCTGTCCCTACAAGTGACATTTCTCCTGTCCCACAGGAGGGGCAGCCAAGGGAGAAGCAGAGCAGCAAacctttggcagcagagtgcagccAGCGCGGGCACCCTCACCCCAGCCCACCTCCCAGGGGACCACTTAGCAGCCGGGAGGTGGGCTCAAACACGCCCCTCTGGAAGCCTGCCTCTGATTTTTGGCCCTGCAGTCGCTAGCAGCCACAGTTCCTCATAACCAGAACACATCCCCTTCCCTGCCAAGCCAGCGAGCAGCACGTGGGCTGGCGCACAGCTCTGGGAATGGGCAGAGAGGATGGGGCAccgggcagagcaggagcagcagcaggagctgggttGCCCCCTTCCAGCTGGATTTTCTCTACCCTCGTGTTTCCTGCTGGGAACCAGGGGCCCTAATGAGCACGTCAGGAGCCTGCTCAGGCTCATGCTTTGTAAATACGGCTGTGCCCTTTCTTGCAATGCAGTGGTGTAACTTCCTGGGCATTATCCCGTGAGTCACGCATCCCGGCGTGGCCACGCGCGCGCCCCACGCAGGGCCTGCCTCAGCCCCCCAGCTGAACGTCGAGGGGGACGTGCAGCCCCTCTTGAACCGTGCCTTAGTAACAGCTTGCAGCCGCCGCAGCAGCCCGTGCTCCCGGGGGGCTCCCTGGCCACCCgccctggccagcagcagggcgCGCAGGGCCACCCCCCGGCTCAGGCTCTCAGGCCTGGGGGCACAGAcctctccccgccgcccgcggggCCCTTGGCACAGGCACCGCAAACGTCTCCCGGCCATCGAGAGCCACCTCCCTGCTCACGtcaggggacagggacagagcgagcagctccccatccctctgcacACATGGGGAGGAGCAGAGGCACTTTCTATTTCACAGCATCACCCACCGCTTCTCGCTCCTTCCCTGCCGGACAACGACAACAAGCCTGAATTTGCTCAGCCTGCAGCCAAAGGACAGTTTTTCCTGACACCCGCATCTCACAGCAGCCGTGTGAGCAAGCCCGGGACAGCCGTGCTGCAGGCTTGCCTTCTCGTGGGTGCACCAGGGATGCCCCTCGGTGTcctctgtggggctgggctggcacagcagccaggagggctgCAGAGTGTCCCTGCAGCATCCTCCCCTAATCAGCCTGAGCAGTGACGACGGTGGGATTCAAGTCCTCACAGCAAGTATTGCACACCTGCACCGTGAAACATCCCTGGGTATCCTTAGTGCCCGTTGTTAGAAAGCATACGTGATCAGCAAGACAGAGCTGCAGCGGGTCCTGCGCCActgcttctcagaaaaaaaagctatgaacGGATGCCAGGAACTTCCCTAGGAAAAGATTTTATCTTGTTTATGTATAAATGGGGTTTTTGTAGATATCCAGGCAGTATCATTTACGTTGGCATTTGTATGCTATCTCCCCGTGTCTGATATTTCACATGCCTCATCCTGCAGCGTGTGTAACCCTTCAGTTATCAGATCAGCAGAATTACAACGCTGTTAAGGACGAGCCTCTCCACTCTACTAGAAGACAGCCCAGAAGACAGAAGTAAGCCAGTGGTGCTGGATGCTAAAGCATTTCTACCTCCAGTgtacaaatatttcaaattaacaCGTAAATTCACTATAGATGAAACTGCTCTTACTGTTCCTTAGCAGGAGCACATGCCTTTTCTTACACTTGGGTGAACTAATAActacttctttctttaaaagcctgaagtccaagtatttttttttctacatctaTCGCAGAAGCCAACAGAACTTTTATCACGGGCTCCCAGTAACCAGCGTAACTGGTTGCTGTTGAGCGGCCACCGGACCAGagaacaaacagcagcaggttTACAGAGATATTTCTGTTAAGGAGCATGTATTACCCTGGGGATTGAGCTGCAACTTCTGCCCACAAAACCTTTTGTCATCCTTTGCTGGCTTTTGAGTAAAAGCCAGACCCGGAGCCATGCCTATCTCACACGTGTGGCTGTGGTTTTAGCCTTTTTTCTGACGTCCTCTCTGCAAACGTTCCACCAGCCACAAGAGCATTAAGTGTTGCTGTGGGCTGGTGCCTGAAAGTCAGCGTGGGGACAGGGAGCACAACCAGCTCCTTTCCGTGGTAAGGCTAACTTTCAACCAAcaggggaggagggatgctGGGGACACACAGGGACCCCTcgccagctctgctcccctcgcacccagcacagcccaggctgcctggggGATGAGCggatgctgcctgcctgcagcataAGCCCTTTGCTAAACTTGTCATGAGCGTAAACACCACCTTGGTCCTTCTCCGCTCTGCCCCAAGGCTttgagcagagctgggaaaagcacCTACGCCGCAGACAGCAGCACCAGAGAAGCCCATCCCCTTTGCACTGTGACCTGCCATGTGCACTGACCTCCAGCTTGACaccctgctgcagagggaaggCCACCAAATCCACGCCAGCAGAGGACAATCACCCAGGAAAAGGCGGTCCAGGCTGGATTCAAGGCTTGGGATCCACGCATGACGGGGAGGGAAGGCAAGGAAACCAGCCGGCAGTCACCCGCAGCTTCGgagtgggagggagagaggaagaagccAGGCAACACCTGGGGTGTTGCAACCAGACCCAGGGCCCAGCTGTGTCTCAGAGGAGCAAAAGGGCACAGCAGCTGCCCAAAATTTGGAGCATCaagaagggagggaagcagccTGCCTTAAATAAGCTGGAAGAAGCTGCCTAAATACTGTCCCAGCTGAGCTTGGCAGCCCACCCCTCACCAACgctctctgctgctcccagcccatTGTTCAGGGCAGGGAACCGGCTCCTTCACCTGCTCAAGGAGTGCTGATTGTCCACGGCAGATTAGCTCAGCAAGCACACAACAGGGACATTGTCCTCACGCTCGCCTGGGACAAAACCCTCCTGAGCCTGTGAGAGCCCTGTTCCCTCCTGTGACACCAGAGCTCCACGAGTTCCGCGGCTGAGGGGTGGCTCAGCGGGGCCTTTCTGGGAGGAGACAGACTCCCAGTCCAAGCCATGGCCCCCCCAGCTGGCTGGCCTCGCTCCCCTGGCTGCTGATGGcatggggctgggcagggccaCGAGGGACATGGGACAAAGAGGGCAGGAGCTGCGGGAGGATGCTGCACACCCAGGTGCCACAAAGGGGCGATGCACGGGGAAGTGAAATCCCAAAGCACGCAGGGGCCATTTTGCAAGCACAGATGACAAGCCGTGTCAATTGAGTAAGCCCGATCTGGCCAGGGACAGGTTGCCTTATGCCACTGTGAGCAGCCCTTCAGGCAGAGATCAGGATATGTTCCAGTAATTGCTTCTCGCTCCATTCTACGAATAGGGAAACCGAGGCACGGAAAGATGAAGTGGCTCTTCCGCAGTTGCAGAGCTGAGGGTGGCACCTGGGACTCCTAAGGCTCATTTAATCCAAGCAACAAGGCCAAGGTGGCCCAGTGGGGATGCCCAATATTGGGTAATTGTTGCCGTATGTGGGCATCTGAATTCCTGCCCCCTCTCACCAAaacacagtgctgctgcctgcttttgGGGACACCCAGAGCCTGGATCACACTGCAAAGCATTGCTGGGGGCAGGCTGCCCCCCACTTGGGACCCAGCCAGGATCTGGCTTGAGCCcactctgctcctgctcctggcagcCTCTGAGACACCCTCACACCAAGGGGCAGGAAGAGAGTGGCTTTTTACAGCTGGCCCTGCCTCCCCTCGAGCCCCATCCACCCTGTCACTGCCGGCTTTGCACGTTCCGGACGTCGCTGGCACATCCAGCAGCACTCGGCACGGTAATTACCCGCTGCCTCACCCAGGTGGACCGAGCCTAGTGCCCAGCCAGGGATGGATGTTTTCCTCATGACAGGATGCTCAGCAAGGCCCCAAGGCCGAGTCTGAGCAAGCCCTGGTCAACACATCCTGAAAAGAACATGGGGAAGACTGccagcagagcaggtgagggagAGCAGCGGAGGCTGGGGCCGCTACCAGAGTGCTGGTGGGATGTGCCAGGGGGCTCAGGAACGTGCAGCTCCCATGGGTGCTGAGCGGCACCGGCTCCCACCGGCAGTGCCAGCCTCCCCCGCCAGCCTGTCCCCCCAGTTTGCAAATCCACTCCAGTGTGGACAAGCACAGATGCCAGGGTCCCTGATGCCTCCTCTGCTGGCATGGGGCTTACACCAGGGATGCTGGCGGctgtcctcctccctccctgtgccTGGGGGGTGACGGAGGCAGCAGCCCCACGGGCAGCTcatcccaggtccttctccctGCCGGCAGCAACAGGCTGCTGTAGAGGCAACGCctcagagagcgggagggatAAACCAGGGCCTCCACCAAACCCCGAGGGAAGTGGGTCCCTATGGTCACAGAGCAACCCCTGGTGCTCCTAGCCAGGtcagagctggaggagctgccCACACCTTACCGGAGAGGTTTTCCCGTCCATCGGccgctgcagggctgggctgggatcACAGGTCCGGCACAGCCATCCTTCGCTGCGCAGCGCCGTGCAGAGCAGTCAGGTCCGCAGGGACGGGGCAGAATCTATTTGGCGAGTGGGCTTGTACGTCAGTGCCAGCGCCGGGCGCGGAGGGAAACCAGTCCAACCTGCCGCCCAGCTCCACCACTGCCTGTTTCCCAACTGCTCCAGGCACAGCATGCAAAAtacctgcctctgctgctggtgaCCCCAGCCAGGCGCTGAGGAACACTGGGCAGGGGCAGTAGGAGCCCCGGCTGTGGCCCAAGGTCTGGGAGCAGGTCAGGTCTGGCCCTGGGGGGAGAGCAGCATTCTGGACACCGGGGGCTGCTGTGGGCTCCTTGCCTCTCTCccggctgcctgcctgcctgcccaagcACCCCCCATCCTCTGCTGTGTGCTCACCATACGTTCACCTCACCTCTCCTACCCCGGCCGAGGGCTGCGAGcgccagctgaggaggggagaggaggggacaCACAGCCATGTGCCAACCCCAACAAAGCCCCCCTCGTGCGCCCCAGGTGACCGAGAAATCCAGAATGCCCTTTTTCAAGGCAAATGAAATGCCTTTCTCTAGAGGCTTTTTCACTCCTTTGCTTATGGGGTGATGCTTTTGCATTGTGCAAGGAGAAGGCAATGGCCTCCCCCATCCCCTGTGGGAGTGAGCTAGGAGATGCTTTGCTTAAACCAGAACTCACATTTGGGAGAAACAGGTAAAAATATccagattaaaaggaaaaaagcccagCTCCATTTTGTGTTTCCTGATGCCCAGGCCCCAGACCCATGTCCCTCAGTGCCACAGGCCCCGCTTGCCCCAGCccctggctgctggaggagcgCCTGTGGGGTGGATTAACAAGGCCAGCAGGGAGCCTGTGCCGGCACTCCTCGTCGGCCAGAGCTGCACCACGGTCTGTGCTCTGCCTTGCCCAGCAGAGAGGCACAATGGTTTCCCAGAGATGTAAATGGTGCTTCGTGTAACCCAGACTGCTCCCAGCCTCAGCCAGCGTGTGGATGAGCAGCCTCTGGGATAAGAGGATATAGCAAGCTATGGCCCCACTCTTGCCGGCCCACGAGGGCTGGCACCAGGCAGTGCGAGGGCAGCACATGGctcagcagggaggagggtAACCTCTCCGACAGCCTGGTCCCAGCAGGCTCTGTCTGGCAGTGTGGTGCCTCCTGTGAGCCCCATCCCGACACTCTCTTTTCCAGGCACATTTCTCCCAGCATTATTCATAGCATAAGTCCCTTATTCATCTGGCTCCCCACCCATACCTTCTCATCGGAAGGGCAGGAGACAAGCAGGGCCTTCCAAGCTTGGAGGAAACCTGCCTCAAAGCCCCTTTGATTTCAAGACTGAAAATCCCAGGATGGATCCCACCATCCCCTCCACTCTGCCCCAGGTCTCCCCATCGCATCCCTTCCCAGAGGGGTTAATTCCTGCCCTTCTCCCGTGCACAGCCTGGAGGCAAACTCAGACAGCCAGAGAGGGGGATCGGGGGGCTCAGAGGAGAAGACCAACACCTGGGTCCGTCCTGTTTATGGGGTTTACTTCCATTTTCTACTGGCAAGGTCATTGCTAAGCCCTTTGCCTGCCTCTTTCCCATGAGCCCACCCAGGGCCTCGCTGCCATGGCAGGTCCAGCACGTGCGCTTCAGCGCACAGGGCAAATGCTTCCCACGGCAGTGGCCACGAGgcaggctgcctgctctggggaTCCCCTGCTTCCAGGGTGGCTTCTGACCCAGCGCTCACTCTGAAACACGCTCCTCTCTGGTTTTCACACACAGAACTAACAGCATTTTGTTTGCGTTTTGCAGCTACCCTATGCCTCTGAGGACTCTGTcctgctggggtgcaggggcagagggaggcaggggaTGGCCAGGCAGCGAGCTGTGTCCCCAGGCAGCGCTCAGGTGGCCTTGCCTGTGAGCTCGCATGAGCTGCCACATCCTCATCTGAAAAGGGATTCTCAGAACGTAGCTCCAGGTGGCAGCTCCAGAAATGATTGCTTGCTGGTGTTTCTACAAAGCCACCTACAGAAAGCAAGTAATAGAGAACCATGTGTCTGGCCTTGACCCCAGCAACCTGCTGTTAAATGTCATGCATGCACAACACCTCCTGGGTGAAATCCTCACACTTTCTTGCTGGTAGCTGCTCCTATGGGCCCTGCTGCACCCTCCTGCACACACAGCCGGAGCCAGCACCTCCAGCCTTGGAGAATCCGGCAGCTTCTCCACTCTCTGCTCTGACCTCCAGGCATGAGGGaatgaggaggggaaggggataaCTCTGCTCTTCCAGGCAAGGTGCCTTCTCTGGCTATTCGTCGTCCGGCAGGGCAGAACCagccctccagccccagcccgaGCCCTGCGCTACACGGAGCAGCGTTGCTGCCTGAGCCTGCCCCCCCGGGGCTGGACGATCCCCCTACCACCCTGGGTGAAACTCCCCAAGGTCCGCAGTGGTGGAGTGCAGGAAAAGCTGGTCTCTACCAGCTCTGCCAGGTGTTCTCTGGGCCAGGTTTCTCCGCAGTGGTGTCACCCTGCCTGGCCAACACAGTGGCCCACAAGGGGATATTTCAGGGTCAGCCACATCACCTGTGGGGCTTGGCGGCTTTTGGGAATCCCAGCCCCACTCCAGCCTTGCCCGTGCTGAAGTTGTTGGTGTTGCTGAGGCTGCGGCCACCTCCGCCCcagccacagagcagcagctccaggatgTGGGTGCAGTgagaaggagcagcagccaggcaggtgGGAGGACGAAGCCAAGGACATGCTTTGCCCTCCAGCCTGCCCCACAGACAAGGGCAGCCCCTTTGCCAAGCCGGTGCCCATGGCTAGTGGCTGGCAGGAGGGTCCCAGCGGGAGCCAGGCATGGGGCCGGGgtggctgcagctcccagccctcgCTGCCTCCAAGAGGAGCTGCAGAGGCTCTGGAGAAAGACGTGCTGTGCAGTTCTGACTCAGGTGATTTCCAGGTTATTAAAAACATGGCTATTCCTATTCAAAGATTAGTCAAttattttgaagatgaaaaggaaactCAGCAGTGTTCTTGAGGGCTGGTTTGACCTGTGAGTTCAAAACCTCTCCTACCGAGACTTCAAACACGTGGCTGCTCTTTACTGTGACGCTTTGGTTTTAATGCGGTACTTTGGTGGTCACCAATGCCTGATACAAAGCTCGTCTCTGGTTATCGCCGGgcccctgcctgtgctgggactGCAGGGGCTAGGGGGTGCCTCAGCACAGCGCACGGCTGCGGGACAGGCTGGGGCTAGGAAATGGGtctgccctccttcccctgcaacACAGCGGCTCCCTCCCTGGGGCCCCTCGCAGCGGAGCTGGTGGCAGCAAAGGTAGTACAGAGACACGAAGCCTGCAGCCTCAAGGATGCTAAGCAGCATTTCATGGAGGGTGAGGGGAAAGCACCCACAAGACAGggatcctgggctgcatctgcATCACGAGCTGTGGAGCGGGCAGCGTGCGGGCACACTGCCACGCTgccccagcaccagctcctCCCGTGGCACCTGGCGGTGCCCGCACGCATGCAGCAGCTCAGGTGCCACCACAAACACGTGGGGTAGCTGCACCGCTCACAACCTGAGCATTCGGCAGAACTGTCATTTCTCTTCAGcctgtttcattttctcctaAAGTGCCAACCATTTCTCCAAGCCTCTGAACCGCCTCACCCTCAGAATGAGCCTCACAGTTTATTTTCCACAAGGCTCCCTCCTTCCTCATTTTTGGTCCCATTGCTTTTGATTTTCACTCCTTTACATAAAACACAAGCTGTGGCTTTGTGTGGGATGGGCTGTGCCTCATCTCAGAACTCC
This sequence is a window from Phalacrocorax aristotelis chromosome 22, bGulAri2.1, whole genome shotgun sequence. Protein-coding genes within it:
- the TMPRSS13 gene encoding transmembrane protease serine 13; translated protein: MDGKTSPTTASPSSVPPSLHASTVSSIFGARPPQPQESVLGISFKPYSPESSSAPAACTTCESTRSPMFRAPCMSQRRLALIFCISVLIVLLIALILLFMFWRSQTGIVYKEPAESCKDNPVRCDGIVDCSQRSDELGCVRFASNESLLHIYSSAENQWLPVCSSAWDDSFSRKTCRQLGFQNASQTEYIPLHISGKSLAVTDERDTIQQSVNSSQCLTGKYVSLRCTTCGQRISGRIIGGKETSVSKWPWQVSVQYGPIHICGGTIIDAQWVLTAAHCFFMNSMKILDDWKVYGGVSDLKQRAEGIPVSQVIINSNYSDDHDDYDIALMKLSRPLTLSAQVRPACLPMYGQRFQTGRSCFITGFGKTRENEDNTSPKLREAEVKLIDYKICNSDKVYEGYLTPRMMCAGYLQGGKDACQGDSGGPLVCEDNGRWYVAGVTSWGTGCGQKNKPGVYTRVTKLLSWIYSKMESEND